In Virgibacillus siamensis, the genomic stretch TGATGCCGTTCTGTTGTAAGCATTTAATCACCACTTATTTTTCTTTTATACGTTAAGTGTAAAGGAAACGTTTCCAAAAATCAATCATAAACAACCATAAATATTCAAATTCAATCATAATAAATTCATTGTGTTTAATAATTGCTGATTCGGGTATTATGGATTGGAAATAGATTGGGAGGAGGATTTTCGATGCGAAACGTGACATTGGAAGAAATTTTCACCCATCCGATTACGCAAAAACATTTGGGGCGATCGGGAATTGCACATGCAATTGCAGTAACAGAATATGCCTATATGTTTTCCAGACGGTATAAGGTGGATTCTGACCTTGCAACGAAGGCAGCATTATTGCATGATGTCGGACATTACACATGGTATCGTAACGGTGAATGGGATTATAAAAAATATAAGGAGAATGATATACATGCCATTAAAGGGGCGAGCCGTGCTCACAAGCTGTTAATTCGAATTGGTGAAAATCC encodes the following:
- a CDS encoding HD domain-containing protein — translated: MRNVTLEEIFTHPITQKHLGRSGIAHAIAVTEYAYMFSRRYKVDSDLATKAALLHDVGHYTWYRNGEWDYKKYKENDIHAIKGASRAHKLLIRIGENPEAAKEIAVAILLHTDSYLPKGELKLKPLQQVVALADEADEEIGGNHHYKRIDEDIALERIRALDTRINSGEKQIHEIG